A window of the Tripterygium wilfordii isolate XIE 37 chromosome 12, ASM1340144v1, whole genome shotgun sequence genome harbors these coding sequences:
- the LOC120011341 gene encoding uncharacterized protein LOC120011341 isoform X1 produces MFLIKSLIVSAFLIYSSTLFSISHGFSASEEAQNTSIEVDLNEEYGVVVKAAERSDLEEEEKNSTIVLAATRTIRRDPLDHFNYYRGGWNITDSHYLASVAYTAAPLFGIALVWFVVWGLFLICACLCCCCCCRRKKSYGYSQTSYALSVVSLISCIVAAVCGSVFLFIGQARFRHSVTDTLDYIVNTALSIYDRVRNFLIALTSSTEIAVDQIALSADLLKQIGDVNVMLNVSSHLPQAQSLKKSLDIENVIGPVGVALNIGVAVILVFAILGFLFALCGIKFLVYILEVIGWILVTGTFILAGVFLVFRNVVTDTCIAMDQWVENPAAHSALSDLLPCVDNATVQTSLNVSNGVTFGLVEVVDQYITTIANQNFPEEAGPLYHNQTGPLVPLLCSPFDSNLTRRRCAPGEVDFNHAGQEWKKYVCQVSADGICTTVGRLTPTAYDQMMAAVNTSSEITSFGPFLADLVDCTTVRNTFRDISKTYCPGLRRNSFRTYMGMVIVSAAMAFSQIFWLF; encoded by the exons ATGTTCCTCATCAAATCACTCATTGTTTCTGCTTTCTTGATTTATTCTTCTACTTTGTTTTCAATCTCTCATGGGTTCTCTGCATCAGAAGAGGCACAGAACACATCTATCGAAG TAGATTTGAATGAGGAATATGGTGTTGTTGTAAAAGCTGCGGAAAGGTCTGAtcttgaggaggaggagaagaattcaACCATTGTGTTGGCTGCAACAAGGACAATCAGAAGAGACCCCCTTGACCATTTCAATTATTACAGGGGTGGATGGAACATAACTGATTCGCATTATCTTGCT TCTGTTGCCTACACTGCTGCTCCTCTATTTGGGATTGCTCTCGTCTGGTTTGTGGTTTGGGGTCTATTTCTCATTTGTGCATGcctttgttgctgctgctgctgccgccGAAAGAAGAGCTATGGCTATTCTCAAACATCTTATGCACTTTCAGTTGTCTCTCTCATAAGCTGCATTGTCGCGGCCGT ATGTGGATCTGTTTTTCTGTTCATTGGACAGGCAAGGTTCCGACATAGTGTAACAGATACATTGGATTATATAGTGAATACTGCCTTAAGCATATATGATAGAGTGAGGAACTTTTTGATTGCTCTGACGTCGTCTACAGAAATTGCTGTGGATCAAATTGCTTTATCGGCAGATCTCCTGAAGCAAATCGGTGATGTAAACGTAATGCTCAATGTTTCATCGCATCTTCCTCAAGCCCAGTCGCTGAAGAAATCTCTTGACATAGAAAATGTCATTGGTCCTGT TGGAGTCGCCCTTAACATAGGTGTCGCTGTGATTCTTGTCTTCGCGATTCTTGGTTTCC TATTTGCACTTTGTGGCATTAAATTCCTTGTGTACAT ATTGGAAGTCATAGGGTGGATTCTCGTCACTGGTACATTTATTTTGGCTGGCGTGTTTCTAGTTTTCCGTAA TGTAGTAACAGACACTTGCATTGCAATGGATCAGTGGGTGGAAAACCCAGCAGCTCATTCGGCATTGAGTGATCTTCTGCCTTGTGTTGACAATGCAACTGTCCAAACGTCTCTGAATGTAAGCAACGGAGTCACCTTTGGATTGGTCGAAGTTGTTGATCAGTACATCACCACTATTGCCAACCAGAACTTCCCAGAAGAAGCTGGACCTCTCTATCACAATCAAACCGGTCCATTGGTTCCTCTCCTCTGCAGTCCATTTGACTCTAACTTGACTAGGCGACGTTGTGCTCCTGGTGAAGTAGACTTCAATCATGCTGGACAG GAGTGGAAAAAATATGTCTGTCAAGTATCAGCAGATGGTATTTGCACTACTGTAGGGCGCTTGACACCTACGGCATATGATCAGATGATGGCTGCTGTAAACACTAGCAGCGAAATAACTAGTTTTGGACCATTCCTCGCCGATCTTGTTGATTGCACCACTGTCCGGAACACTTTCAGAGACATCAGCAAAACTTACTGTCCTGGTCTGAGACGAAACAGTTTCCGGACCTATATGGGTATGGTAATCGTATCAGCAGCAATGGCTTTCTCTCAGATTTTCTGGTTGTTCTAA
- the LOC120011341 gene encoding uncharacterized protein LOC120011341 isoform X3 — protein sequence MFLIKSLIVSAFLIYSSTLFSISHGFSASEEAQNTSIEVDLNEEYGVVVKAAERSDLEEEEKNSTIVLAATRTIRRDPLDHFNYYRGGWNITDSHYLASYGYSQTSYALSVVSLISCIVAAVCGSVFLFIGQARFRHSVTDTLDYIVNTALSIYDRVRNFLIALTSSTEIAVDQIALSADLLKQIGDVNVMLNVSSHLPQAQSLKKSLDIENVIGPVGVALNIGVAVILVFAILGFLFALCGIKFLVYILEVIGWILVTGTFILAGVFLVFRNVVTDTCIAMDQWVENPAAHSALSDLLPCVDNATVQTSLNVSNGVTFGLVEVVDQYITTIANQNFPEEAGPLYHNQTGPLVPLLCSPFDSNLTRRRCAPGEVDFNHAGQEWKKYVCQVSADGICTTVGRLTPTAYDQMMAAVNTSSEITSFGPFLADLVDCTTVRNTFRDISKTYCPGLRRNSFRTYMGMVIVSAAMAFSQIFWLF from the exons ATGTTCCTCATCAAATCACTCATTGTTTCTGCTTTCTTGATTTATTCTTCTACTTTGTTTTCAATCTCTCATGGGTTCTCTGCATCAGAAGAGGCACAGAACACATCTATCGAAG TAGATTTGAATGAGGAATATGGTGTTGTTGTAAAAGCTGCGGAAAGGTCTGAtcttgaggaggaggagaagaattcaACCATTGTGTTGGCTGCAACAAGGACAATCAGAAGAGACCCCCTTGACCATTTCAATTATTACAGGGGTGGATGGAACATAACTGATTCGCATTATCTTGCT AGCTATGGCTATTCTCAAACATCTTATGCACTTTCAGTTGTCTCTCTCATAAGCTGCATTGTCGCGGCCGT ATGTGGATCTGTTTTTCTGTTCATTGGACAGGCAAGGTTCCGACATAGTGTAACAGATACATTGGATTATATAGTGAATACTGCCTTAAGCATATATGATAGAGTGAGGAACTTTTTGATTGCTCTGACGTCGTCTACAGAAATTGCTGTGGATCAAATTGCTTTATCGGCAGATCTCCTGAAGCAAATCGGTGATGTAAACGTAATGCTCAATGTTTCATCGCATCTTCCTCAAGCCCAGTCGCTGAAGAAATCTCTTGACATAGAAAATGTCATTGGTCCTGT TGGAGTCGCCCTTAACATAGGTGTCGCTGTGATTCTTGTCTTCGCGATTCTTGGTTTCC TATTTGCACTTTGTGGCATTAAATTCCTTGTGTACAT ATTGGAAGTCATAGGGTGGATTCTCGTCACTGGTACATTTATTTTGGCTGGCGTGTTTCTAGTTTTCCGTAA TGTAGTAACAGACACTTGCATTGCAATGGATCAGTGGGTGGAAAACCCAGCAGCTCATTCGGCATTGAGTGATCTTCTGCCTTGTGTTGACAATGCAACTGTCCAAACGTCTCTGAATGTAAGCAACGGAGTCACCTTTGGATTGGTCGAAGTTGTTGATCAGTACATCACCACTATTGCCAACCAGAACTTCCCAGAAGAAGCTGGACCTCTCTATCACAATCAAACCGGTCCATTGGTTCCTCTCCTCTGCAGTCCATTTGACTCTAACTTGACTAGGCGACGTTGTGCTCCTGGTGAAGTAGACTTCAATCATGCTGGACAG GAGTGGAAAAAATATGTCTGTCAAGTATCAGCAGATGGTATTTGCACTACTGTAGGGCGCTTGACACCTACGGCATATGATCAGATGATGGCTGCTGTAAACACTAGCAGCGAAATAACTAGTTTTGGACCATTCCTCGCCGATCTTGTTGATTGCACCACTGTCCGGAACACTTTCAGAGACATCAGCAAAACTTACTGTCCTGGTCTGAGACGAAACAGTTTCCGGACCTATATGGGTATGGTAATCGTATCAGCAGCAATGGCTTTCTCTCAGATTTTCTGGTTGTTCTAA
- the LOC120011004 gene encoding F-box/LRR-repeat protein 14, translating into MDDLSDHLVWEIMNRVKKTVDRNSASLVCKRLYKLEKEQRDFLRVGCGLNPATEALTSLCIRFPNLVKVEIVYSGWMSKLGKQLDDQGLLILSNNCPSLTDLTLSYCTFITDKGLSHLASCSKLSALKLNFTPRVSGWGILSLVLGCKNLSILHLNRCLNVTSTEWLEHLRKLESLEELSIKNCRAIGEGDLIKLGPSWQKLKRLQFEVDANYRYMKVYGRLGVDRWQNKWVPCENMLELSLVNCIISPGRGLAWVLGKCKNLEKIHLEMCIGLRDCDIICLAKKSRKLRSISLRVPSDLSLPLLMNSTMRLTDDSLKAMAQNCPLLESVGISFSDGEFPSLSSFTLNGILTLIQTCPIRELSLDHVYSFNDVGMEALCSAQYLETLELVKCQEISDDGLQLVIQFPRLSTLRLSKCLGVTDDGLKSLVGSYKLELLAVEDCPQISERGVQGIARSVSFHQDLSWIY; encoded by the coding sequence ATGGACGATTTATCTGACCATCTAGTATGGGAGATCATGAACAGGGTTAAGAAAACCGTAGACAGAAATTCTGCTTCACTAGTATGCAAACGCCTCTACAAATTGGAGAAAGAGCAACGGGATTTTCTTAGAGTTGGTTGTGGATTAAATCCTGCTACTGAAGCATTAACTTCACTCTGCATTAGATTTCCCAACTTGGTAAAAGTAGAAATAGTTTACTCTGGTTGGATGTCTAAACTAGGGAAACAGTTAGATGACCAAGGGCTTCTCATTCTTTCAAACAACTGCCCTTCTCTGACAGATCTCACCTTAAGCTATTGTACATTCATCACTGATAAGGGTCTCAGTCATCTGGCTTCTTGCTCGAAGCTCTCAGCCTTGAAGTTGAATTTCACCCCAAGAGTCTCTGGTTGGGGCATATTAAGTCTTGTTCTTGGCTGCAAAAACCTTTCTATTCTCCACCTTAACCGATGCCTAAATGTTACCAGCACTGAATGGCTAGAACACCTACGCAAGCTTGAATCACTTGAAGAACTCTCAATAAAGAATTGTAGAGCGATTGGGGAGGGTGATTTAATTAAGCTGGGACCTAGTTGGCAGAAACTTAAGAGATTGCAGTTTGAGGTGGATGCTAATTATAGATATATGAAGGTTTATGGTCGATTAGGTGTAGACAGATGGCAAAACAAATGGGTTCCTTGTGAAAATATGTTGGAGCTTAGCTTGGTGAATTGCATCATCAGCCCAGGGAGAGGACTTGCTTGGGTACTGGGCAAGTGCAAGAATTTGGAGAAGATTCATTTGGAAATGTGTATCGGGCTAAGGGACTGTGATATTATATGCTTAGccaaaaaatcaagaaagctCCGGTCTATTTCCCTCCGAGTACCTTCAGATTTGTCCCTGCCTCTTCTGATGAACAGCACCATGAGATTGACCGATGATAGTTTAAAAGCTATGGCACAAAACTGTCCTCTGCTTGAATCTGTTGGGATATCCTTTTCTGATGGGGAGTTTCCCTCACTCTCCTCATTTACTTTGAATGGGATTCTTACTTTGATCCAAACATGTCCAATTCGAGAACTTTCGCTTGACCATGTTTATTCCTTCAATGATGTCGGGATGGAAGCTCTTTGTTCCGCTCAGTATCTTGAAACTTTGGAGCTTGTCAAATGCCAAGAAATTAGCGACGACGGGTTGCAGCTTGTGATCCAGTTCCCAAGATTATCCACATTGCGACTAAGCAAGTGTTTGGGAGTTACAGATGACGGATTAAAGTCACTTGTCGGATCATACAAATTGGAATTGCTTGCCGTAGAAGATTGTCCCCAAATATCTGAAAGAGGTGTCCAAGGCATTGCCAGATCTGTATCTTTCCATCAAGACTTGTCATGGATATACTGA
- the LOC120011002 gene encoding BRAP2 RING ZnF UBP domain-containing protein 2, giving the protein MSPSSSLPTETPAGDRFAPTVAMISSNPGDSSSSSSILNIPDVSTQAYPFSSGNPRIEETRGIMHLFETDTASLSLPIGRKPAVCVHGVPNHMTYADFCQFSGSFIHHILEMRIVRNDGMEDRYSILIRFDNQDSADSFYRHFDGKQFNSLEVEVCHVLFTVDVQYTGYSGSFEHAQPSPASLIEQPSCPVCLEKLDQETGGILTTICNHTFHCSCISNWTDSSCPVCRYCQQQPEKSICSVCQTSENLWICVICGFVGCGRYKGGHAIKHWKETQHCYSLELETQRVWDYAGDNYVHRLIQSKTDGKLVELNSHCVHSNDSYGSQDLADPGISEVIVNSKVEAIVNEYNDLLASQLENQKIYFENLLQGVEEETEREISVAIKKAMAQKLQKMQAKLDRCSKEKEILNDLNENLMKNQEIWKAKILEIEEREKRTLKMKDEKIALLEEQLRDLMLHLEAGKTMEQMSISDEIKDGTTVLPISKESSSVTGDKGSKKVSSRRRN; this is encoded by the exons ATGTCACCGAGCTCGAGCCTGCCTACAGAAACACCGGCGGGGGATCGCTTCGCGCCAACGGTGGCGATGATCTCCAGCAATCCAGGTgactcctcttcttcctcttcaatccTCAACATCCCCGACGTGAGTACTCAGGCCTACCCTTTCTCGTCTGGAAACCCTAGGATCGAAGAGACGCGCGGTATCATGCACCTCTTCGAGACCGACACAGCTTCTTTGAGTCTGCCT ATTGGAAGGAAACCTGCTGTCTGTGTACATGGTGTGCCAAACCACATGACCTATGCGGATTTCTGCCAGTTTTCTGGCTCGTTTATTCACCATATATTGGAGATGCGAATTGTGAG GAATGATGGTATGGAAGATCGGTATAGTATTTTGATAAGATTTGACAATCAAGATTCTGCAGATAGTTTCTACCGCCATTTTGATGGAAAACAATTTAATTCTCTAGAG GTTGAAGTGTGCCATGTGCTTTTCACAGTCGATGTACAGTATACTGGTTACAGTGGTTCCTTTGAACATGCACAGCCTTCCCCTGCAAGCTTAATTGAACAGCCCTCATGTCCAGTCTGTCTTG AGAAATTAGATCAAGAAACGGGTGGAATTCTCACTACAATTTGCAATCATACTTTCCATTGCTCTTGCATTTCGAATTGGACAGACTCTTCTTGTCCA GTTTGCCGATATTGCCAGCAACAGCCAGAAAAGTCTATATGCTCTGTGTGTCAAACTTCTGAGAATCTATGGATTTGTGTTATATGTGGCTTTGTTGGTTGCGGAAG GTATAAAGGAGGACATGCCATAAAGCATTGGAAAGAAACGCAACATTGCTATTCCCTTGAATTGGAAACACAACGTGTTTGGGATTATGCTGGTGACAATTATGTTCATCGACTCATTCAATCCAAAACTGATGGAAAGTTGGTTGAATTAAATTCCCATTGCGTGCATTCTAATGACAGCTATGGAAGTCAAGACCTTGCAGATCCTGGCATTAGTGAGGTTATCGTGAATAGCAAAGTTGAAGCG ATTGTTAATGAGTACAACGATCTTCTTGCATCCCAACTTGAGAACCAAAAAATA TATTTTGAGAATTTGCTTCAAGGAGTTGAAGAGGAAACTGAAAGGGAGATTTCTGTGGCTATTAAAAAGGCTATGGCTCAAAAACTGCAGAAGATGCAGGCTAAGCTGGATAGATGTTCCAAAGAGAAGGAAATTCTTAATGAT CTCAATGAGAATCTTATGAAAAATCAGGAGATATGGAAAGCAAAGATATTGGAAATTGAGGAGAG GgagaaaaggactttgaaaatgAAGGATGAAAAAATTGCGTTGCTGGAAGAGCAG CTTAGAGACTTGATGCTGCATCTTGAGGCTGGGAAGACAATGGAGCAAATGTCAATATCTGATGAAATAAAGGATGGTACCACCGTGTTGCCAATTTCAAAGGAGTCCTCGTCAGTTACTGGCGACAAAGGGAGCAAAAAAGTTAGTAGCCGGAGAAGAAACTAG
- the LOC120011371 gene encoding acetylornithine aminotransferase, mitochondrial produces MSSLQLFLNRTISLSPANAADSHRCFNSKRGRVCVRACVNADVKAADGVKLGASGGGVSQEVVEAEGRVLVGTYARAPVVLSSGKGCKLYDPEGREYLDCSSGIAVNALGHGDPDWVKAVTDQANLLTHVSNVYYSIPQVELAKRLVTCSFADRVFFSNSGTEANEAAIKFARKFQRFSRPGDKQPPVEFISFTNSFHGRTLGALALTSKEYYRSPFEPVMPGVTFLEYGDIQASRELIQGGKIAAVFVEPIQGEGGIYSATKEFLQSLRSACDDAGSLLVFDEVQCGLGRIGHLWAHEAYGVFPDIMTLAKPLAGGLPIGAVLVTERIASTIKYGDHGSTFAGGPLVCNAAISVLDKISNPGFLASVSKKGQYFKELLLQKLGGNPHVKEIRGWGLLIGVELDVSASPLVNACRNSGLLVLTAGKGNVVRLVPPLIISEPELQRAAEILQECLPSLDESK; encoded by the exons ATGAGTTCCCTCCAGCTCTTCCTCAACCGTACGATCTCTTTATCGCCGGCGAATGCTGCTGATTCCCACCGATGTTTCAATTCCAAGAGAGGGAGGGTTTGTGTGAGGGCGTGCGTTAACGCGGATGTGAAGGCGGCTGATGGTGTTAAATTGGGGGCGAGTGGTGGTGGTGTTAGTCAGGAGGTGGTGGAGGCGGAGGGAAGGGTTCTGGTGGGGACTTATGCACGGGCGCCTGTTGTGCTCTCCAGCGGCAAGGGCTGTAAATTGTATGATCCAGAGGGTCGAGAGTATCTGGACTGCTCTTCTGGTATCGCTGTCAATGCACTTGGGCATGGGGATCCTGATTGGGTGAAGGCCGTCACTGACCAAGCAAATCTTCTCACGCATGTTAGTAATGTCTACTATTCGATCCCCCAG gTGGAACTTGCAAAGCGCCTGGTAACTTGTTCATTTGCGGATCGTGTATTCTTCTCAAATTCGGGAACAGAAGCAAATGAAGCTGCCATCAAATTTGCGAGGAAGTTTCAGAGATTTTCACGTCCTGGTGACAAGCAGCCACCAGTGGAGTTCATTTCTTTCACTAACAGCTTCCATGGGAGGACATTAGGAGCCCTCGCTTTGACAAGCAAAGAATATTATCGATCACCATTTGAGCCTGTCATGCCTGGTGTTACTTTCCTGGAGTATGGAGATATACAAGCTTCCAGGGAACTCATTCAAGGTGGTAAAATTGCTGCTGTATTTGTAGAACCTATTCAGGGTGAGGGTGGCATATATAGTGCAACAAAGGAATTTCTGCAATCCTTACGCAGTGCTTGTGATGATGCTGGGTCACTTCTTGTTTTTGATGAG GTTCAATGTGGTCTTGGGCGGATTGGTCATCTGTGGGCTCATGAAGCTTACGGTGTATTCCCAGATATAATGACTCTTGCCAAGCCTCTTGCAGGAGGACTTCCCATTGGGGCTGTTTTGGTGACTGAAAGAATTGCATCCACCATAAAATATGGAGATCATGGAAGTACATTTGCTGGTGGGCCTCTTGTCTGCAATGCAGCCATTTCTGTTTTAGATAAAATTTCAAATCCTGGTTTCCTTGCTAGTGTCTCAAAGAAAGGCCAGTACTTCAAAGAACTGCTTCTACAGAAGTTAGGAGGAAACCCACATGTGAAAGAAATTCGAGGTTGGGGGCTTCTAATTGGGGTAGAGCTAGACGTATCTGCTTCACCACTCGTTAATGCCTGTCGAAATTCTGGTCTTCTAGTGTTGACAGCTGGGAAAGGGAATGTGGTTAGGCTGGTTCCACCATTGATAATCTCAGAGCCGGAACTGCAGCGTGCAGCTGAGATTCTTCAAGAATGTTTACCATCACTTGATGAGAGTAAGTGA
- the LOC120011341 gene encoding uncharacterized protein LOC120011341 isoform X2 translates to MFLIKSLIVSAFLIYSSTLFSISHGFSASEEAQNTSIEDLNEEYGVVVKAAERSDLEEEEKNSTIVLAATRTIRRDPLDHFNYYRGGWNITDSHYLASVAYTAAPLFGIALVWFVVWGLFLICACLCCCCCCRRKKSYGYSQTSYALSVVSLISCIVAAVCGSVFLFIGQARFRHSVTDTLDYIVNTALSIYDRVRNFLIALTSSTEIAVDQIALSADLLKQIGDVNVMLNVSSHLPQAQSLKKSLDIENVIGPVGVALNIGVAVILVFAILGFLFALCGIKFLVYILEVIGWILVTGTFILAGVFLVFRNVVTDTCIAMDQWVENPAAHSALSDLLPCVDNATVQTSLNVSNGVTFGLVEVVDQYITTIANQNFPEEAGPLYHNQTGPLVPLLCSPFDSNLTRRRCAPGEVDFNHAGQEWKKYVCQVSADGICTTVGRLTPTAYDQMMAAVNTSSEITSFGPFLADLVDCTTVRNTFRDISKTYCPGLRRNSFRTYMGMVIVSAAMAFSQIFWLF, encoded by the exons ATGTTCCTCATCAAATCACTCATTGTTTCTGCTTTCTTGATTTATTCTTCTACTTTGTTTTCAATCTCTCATGGGTTCTCTGCATCAGAAGAGGCACAGAACACATCTATCGAAG ATTTGAATGAGGAATATGGTGTTGTTGTAAAAGCTGCGGAAAGGTCTGAtcttgaggaggaggagaagaattcaACCATTGTGTTGGCTGCAACAAGGACAATCAGAAGAGACCCCCTTGACCATTTCAATTATTACAGGGGTGGATGGAACATAACTGATTCGCATTATCTTGCT TCTGTTGCCTACACTGCTGCTCCTCTATTTGGGATTGCTCTCGTCTGGTTTGTGGTTTGGGGTCTATTTCTCATTTGTGCATGcctttgttgctgctgctgctgccgccGAAAGAAGAGCTATGGCTATTCTCAAACATCTTATGCACTTTCAGTTGTCTCTCTCATAAGCTGCATTGTCGCGGCCGT ATGTGGATCTGTTTTTCTGTTCATTGGACAGGCAAGGTTCCGACATAGTGTAACAGATACATTGGATTATATAGTGAATACTGCCTTAAGCATATATGATAGAGTGAGGAACTTTTTGATTGCTCTGACGTCGTCTACAGAAATTGCTGTGGATCAAATTGCTTTATCGGCAGATCTCCTGAAGCAAATCGGTGATGTAAACGTAATGCTCAATGTTTCATCGCATCTTCCTCAAGCCCAGTCGCTGAAGAAATCTCTTGACATAGAAAATGTCATTGGTCCTGT TGGAGTCGCCCTTAACATAGGTGTCGCTGTGATTCTTGTCTTCGCGATTCTTGGTTTCC TATTTGCACTTTGTGGCATTAAATTCCTTGTGTACAT ATTGGAAGTCATAGGGTGGATTCTCGTCACTGGTACATTTATTTTGGCTGGCGTGTTTCTAGTTTTCCGTAA TGTAGTAACAGACACTTGCATTGCAATGGATCAGTGGGTGGAAAACCCAGCAGCTCATTCGGCATTGAGTGATCTTCTGCCTTGTGTTGACAATGCAACTGTCCAAACGTCTCTGAATGTAAGCAACGGAGTCACCTTTGGATTGGTCGAAGTTGTTGATCAGTACATCACCACTATTGCCAACCAGAACTTCCCAGAAGAAGCTGGACCTCTCTATCACAATCAAACCGGTCCATTGGTTCCTCTCCTCTGCAGTCCATTTGACTCTAACTTGACTAGGCGACGTTGTGCTCCTGGTGAAGTAGACTTCAATCATGCTGGACAG GAGTGGAAAAAATATGTCTGTCAAGTATCAGCAGATGGTATTTGCACTACTGTAGGGCGCTTGACACCTACGGCATATGATCAGATGATGGCTGCTGTAAACACTAGCAGCGAAATAACTAGTTTTGGACCATTCCTCGCCGATCTTGTTGATTGCACCACTGTCCGGAACACTTTCAGAGACATCAGCAAAACTTACTGTCCTGGTCTGAGACGAAACAGTTTCCGGACCTATATGGGTATGGTAATCGTATCAGCAGCAATGGCTTTCTCTCAGATTTTCTGGTTGTTCTAA